A section of the Larus michahellis chromosome 1, bLarMic1.1, whole genome shotgun sequence genome encodes:
- the LOC141737902 gene encoding regucalcin-like isoform X1: MQNVKGYPLPADSINSCTFLIVAENSSRFHWTSAGKETPTQTMSSSIKIESVVKEKNRMGECPVWEERENALVYVDINSQKVCRWSPLTNEVQSVSVDARVGSVALRQCGGYVITLGTRFAFLDWDTQVVTTILEVEQDKPNNRFNDGKVDPKGRFFAGTMAEETAPGVRARRQGALYTLFPDHSVIKQLDQVDISNGLDWSLDHRTFFHIDSLAYAVHAFSYDVHTGLIACPRVLYRLEKEEQMPDGMCIDAEGKLWVACIDAGRVIRIDPETGKRIQTVRLPASRITSCCFGGKDYSEMYVTSAYDGLDEAALAKEPHAGEIFKITGLGVKGIPQNFYAA; this comes from the exons ATGCAAAACGTAAAAGGTTACCCGCTCCCCGCAGATAGCATCAACTCTTGCACATTTTTAATCGTCGCGGAAAACAGCAGCCGGTTTCATTGGACCAGCGCTGGAAAAGAGACACCAACCCAG ACCATGTCTTCCTCCATCAAAATTGAATCTGTCGTGAAGGAGAAGAACAGGATGGGAGAGTGCCCAGtctgggaagaaagggagaacGCACTCGTCTATGTAGACATTAACTCACAGAAAGTTTGCCGCTGGAGCCCACTCACCAACGAGGTGCAGAGCGTGTCTGTGG ATGCCCGCGTTGGCTCGGTAGCGTTGCGACAGTGCGGGGGCTACGTCATCACCCTGGGGACCAGGTTTGCCTTTCTGGACTGGGACACTCAGGTGGTCACCACCATCCTCGAGGTTGAGCAGGATAAACCCAACAACAGGTTCAATGATGGGAAAGTGGATCCAAAGGGCAGGTTTTTTGCTG GTACGATGGCTGAAGAGACGGCACCGGGGGTCCGAGCGAGGCGGCAAGGCGCTCTCTATACCCTTTTCCCTGACCATTCGGTAATAAAACAGTTAGACCAGGTGGACATCTCCAATGGTCTGGATTGGTCCCTGGACCACAGGACCTTCTTTCACATCGACAGCCTGGCATACGCTGTGCATGCCTTCAGCTATGATGTGCACACTGGACTGATCG cctgccccagggtTTTGTACCGTCTAGAAAAGGAGGAGCAAATGCCTGACGGGATGTGCATTGATGCGGAAGGGAAGCTCTGGGTGGCCTGTATTGATGCTGGGAGAGTCATTCGTATAGACCCAGAGACAG gaaaaagaaTCCAAACTGTGAGGCTGCCTGCTTCGAGGATCACCTCGTGCTGCTTTGGTGGAAAAGACTACTCAGAAATGTATGTGACCTCTGCGTACGATGGACTGGATGAGGCCGCCTTAGCCAAGGAACCTCACGCAGGAGAGATTTTCAAG aTAACAGGCCTGGGTGTGAAAGGGATCCCACAGAATTTCTATGCTGCTTGA
- the LOC141737902 gene encoding regucalcin-like isoform X2: MEMSQECPRLLCHVGFGGLCHLQTLLLSIIGMKNPHESFHYIRYQLSSPQTMSSSIKIESVVKEKNRMGECPVWEERENALVYVDINSQKVCRWSPLTNEVQSVSVDARVGSVALRQCGGYVITLGTRFAFLDWDTQVVTTILEVEQDKPNNRFNDGKVDPKGRFFAGTMAEETAPGVRARRQGALYTLFPDHSVIKQLDQVDISNGLDWSLDHRTFFHIDSLAYAVHAFSYDVHTGLIACPRVLYRLEKEEQMPDGMCIDAEGKLWVACIDAGRVIRIDPETGKRIQTVRLPASRITSCCFGGKDYSEMYVTSAYDGLDEAALAKEPHAGEIFKITGLGVKGIPQNFYAA, from the exons ATGGAAATGTCACAGGAATGTCCTAGATTGCTCTGTCATGTGGGATTTGGAGGACTTTGCCATTTACAAACTCTGCTTTTAAGCATCATAGGCATGAAAAATCCACATGAGAGCTTTCATTATATCCGTTATCAACTCTCTTCCCCTCAGACCATGTCTTCCTCCATCAAAATTGAATCTGTCGTGAAGGAGAAGAACAGGATGGGAGAGTGCCCAGtctgggaagaaagggagaacGCACTCGTCTATGTAGACATTAACTCACAGAAAGTTTGCCGCTGGAGCCCACTCACCAACGAGGTGCAGAGCGTGTCTGTGG ATGCCCGCGTTGGCTCGGTAGCGTTGCGACAGTGCGGGGGCTACGTCATCACCCTGGGGACCAGGTTTGCCTTTCTGGACTGGGACACTCAGGTGGTCACCACCATCCTCGAGGTTGAGCAGGATAAACCCAACAACAGGTTCAATGATGGGAAAGTGGATCCAAAGGGCAGGTTTTTTGCTG GTACGATGGCTGAAGAGACGGCACCGGGGGTCCGAGCGAGGCGGCAAGGCGCTCTCTATACCCTTTTCCCTGACCATTCGGTAATAAAACAGTTAGACCAGGTGGACATCTCCAATGGTCTGGATTGGTCCCTGGACCACAGGACCTTCTTTCACATCGACAGCCTGGCATACGCTGTGCATGCCTTCAGCTATGATGTGCACACTGGACTGATCG cctgccccagggtTTTGTACCGTCTAGAAAAGGAGGAGCAAATGCCTGACGGGATGTGCATTGATGCGGAAGGGAAGCTCTGGGTGGCCTGTATTGATGCTGGGAGAGTCATTCGTATAGACCCAGAGACAG gaaaaagaaTCCAAACTGTGAGGCTGCCTGCTTCGAGGATCACCTCGTGCTGCTTTGGTGGAAAAGACTACTCAGAAATGTATGTGACCTCTGCGTACGATGGACTGGATGAGGCCGCCTTAGCCAAGGAACCTCACGCAGGAGAGATTTTCAAG aTAACAGGCCTGGGTGTGAAAGGGATCCCACAGAATTTCTATGCTGCTTGA